Proteins from one Cryptomeria japonica chromosome 4, Sugi_1.0, whole genome shotgun sequence genomic window:
- the LOC131032929 gene encoding uncharacterized protein LOC131032929: MILKENKVESFVRVESKEVENEPDKTTWIEGDEKAIKIIVDGVRNNIMRIIKKHETAYHMFKALKNAFEITNASRTLALKREINHISMIKGESINAYFMWISTLRDVLATLGYEIQSKELTLIALDGLPSVWEMFVQGISARVKYPNFKRLRADCLQEESRLNKKGIKHKNIDEHLQVLNTNSNKKRKKKQFKKRKGHQGKNTSKKDLSHIQCFRCDKFGHYVAKCLERSKQATFVKVGKSKDEDDSKKYVFYSTLSNQVSNKANSWVIDSVSSKHITGFREVLDSMIEETDEEVTIGDDFAYPVRGIGTCIISLKSGLSL, from the coding sequence ATGATCCTAAAggagaataaagttgaatcatttgtaagagtCGAATCTAAAGAAGTtgagaatgaacctgacaaaacaacatgGATCGAGGGTGATGAAAAGGCCATCAAGATCATAGTTGACGGAGTGAGAAACAATATTATGCGAATCATAAAGAAACATGAGACTGCATATCATATGTTCAAGGCCCTCAAAAATGCATTTGAGATAACCAATGCAAgcagaaccttggctctaaaaagagagataaatcatataagtatgataaAAGGGGAGtcaatcaatgcctacttcatgtggatatctacCCTAAGGGATGTACTAGCAACACTTGGATACgaaatccaaagcaaagagttaacactcattgctctagatgggttaccTAGTGTCTGGGAAATGTTCgttcaaggcatcagtgcaagggttAAATATCCAAATTTTAAGAGGCTAAGAGCAGATtgtcttcaagaagaatcaaggttgaataagaaagggatcaagcatAAGAATATAGATGAACATCTTCAAGTTCTAAACACCAACTCcaataagaaaagaaagaagaaacaattcAAGAAGAGGAAAGGACATCAAGGCAAGAATACCTCCAAGAAGGATCTCTCTCATATTCAATGCTTTAGGTGTGACAAGTTCGGGCACTATGTTGCTAAATGTCTTGAAAGATCTAAACAAGCTACATTTGTCAAAGTTGGAAAGTCAAAGGACGAAGATGATTCCAAGAAATATGTGTTCTACTCAACACTTTCAAACCAAGTATCAAACAAGgctaactcatgggtgattgacagtgtcTCATCCAAACATATTACAGGGTTCAGAGAAGtgttagactccatgatagaggagaccGATGAGGAAGTAACAATTGGAGATGACTTTGCatatccagtcagaggaattggaacctgcatcATCAGCCTGAAGTCAGGCTTATCATTATAG